From Glycine soja cultivar W05 chromosome 4, ASM419377v2, whole genome shotgun sequence, the proteins below share one genomic window:
- the LOC114410302 gene encoding uncharacterized protein LOC114410302 isoform X1, producing the protein MWCGFLFWSLKFQTKFEGIVPCNQGRCTLTSPPCGFFKDDLVQSSVMSEYDLAAEGDLFKAPEPIIEEPIMDMDPMTATISMISCGEDVSSQGLKSTDIDILQNDQFLHEVFYECEKDLLEKAAIEPPFSEILEIKVPLLNIDENTIQENKLLPDMQLAKSVSSGSLSSMDWMRGAAMKPSFIDIPAIDFNADYGMRRSFSEGDIKTLGNGNMNIVQSPLERPLLISNCTSEERFQKLSRYRNKRTKRNFGRKIKYACRKALADSQPRIRGRFARTEESDVKRE; encoded by the exons ATGTGGTGTGGTTTTCTGTTTTGGTCActgaaatttcaaacaaaatttgagGGGATAGTGCCTTGTAATCAGggaaggtgcaccttgactagCCCACCTTGTGGTTTTTTCAAA GATGACCTTGTTCAGTCTTCTGTCATGTCAGAGTATGATTTGGCAGCAGAGGGAGATCTGTTCAAAGCTCCTGAACCTATTATTGAAGAGCCAATCATGGATATGGATCCCATGACAGCCACCATCTCCATGATATCTTGTGGGGAAGATGTCTCCTCACAGGGACTAAAATCCACTGATATTGATATTCTTCAAAATGATCAGTTTCTGCATGAGGTGTTCTATGAATGTGAAAAGGATCTCTTAGAAAAGGCAGCAATAGAGCCACCATTCTCTGAGATTCTGGAAATCAAGGTTCCTCTTCTGAACATTGATGAGAAcacaattcaagaaaacaagctGCTTCCTGACATGCAATTAGCAAAGAGTGTCAGCTCAGGAAGTTTGAGCTCAATGGACTGGATGCGTGGAGCTGCAATGAAGCCTTCTTTCATTGATATCCCTGCAATAGATTTCAATGCAGATTATGGCATGCGGAGATCATTTAGCGAAGGAGATATAAAG ACTCTTGGTAATGGTAACATGAACATCGTCCAATCACCCCTTGAGAGGCCCTTGCTTATCAGCAACTGCACCAGTGAGGAACGCTTTCAAAAGCTCTCAAGATACAGGAATAAGAGGACAAAGAGGAATTTTGGGAGGAAAATCAAG taTGCTTGCAGGAAGGCTCTTGCTGACAGTCAGCCAAGAATCCGTGGGAGATTTGCAAGGACTGAAGAGTCTGATGTCAAGAGGGAATGA
- the LOC114410302 gene encoding uncharacterized protein LOC114410302 isoform X3 → MLNLIISSWYLSGTKYNSRKDDLVQSSVMSEYDLAAEGDLFKAPEPIIEEPIMDMDPMTATISMISCGEDVSSQGLKSTDIDILQNDQFLHEVFYECEKDLLEKAAIEPPFSEILEIKVPLLNIDENTIQENKLLPDMQLAKSVSSGSLSSMDWMRGAAMKPSFIDIPAIDFNADYGMRRSFSEGDIKTLGNGNMNIVQSPLERPLLISNCTSEERFQKLSRYRNKRTKRNFGRKIKYACRKALADSQPRIRGRFARTEESDVKRE, encoded by the exons ATGCTCAACTTAATCATTTCCTCATGGTATTTGTCGGGCACTAAATATAACTCTAGAAAG GATGACCTTGTTCAGTCTTCTGTCATGTCAGAGTATGATTTGGCAGCAGAGGGAGATCTGTTCAAAGCTCCTGAACCTATTATTGAAGAGCCAATCATGGATATGGATCCCATGACAGCCACCATCTCCATGATATCTTGTGGGGAAGATGTCTCCTCACAGGGACTAAAATCCACTGATATTGATATTCTTCAAAATGATCAGTTTCTGCATGAGGTGTTCTATGAATGTGAAAAGGATCTCTTAGAAAAGGCAGCAATAGAGCCACCATTCTCTGAGATTCTGGAAATCAAGGTTCCTCTTCTGAACATTGATGAGAAcacaattcaagaaaacaagctGCTTCCTGACATGCAATTAGCAAAGAGTGTCAGCTCAGGAAGTTTGAGCTCAATGGACTGGATGCGTGGAGCTGCAATGAAGCCTTCTTTCATTGATATCCCTGCAATAGATTTCAATGCAGATTATGGCATGCGGAGATCATTTAGCGAAGGAGATATAAAG ACTCTTGGTAATGGTAACATGAACATCGTCCAATCACCCCTTGAGAGGCCCTTGCTTATCAGCAACTGCACCAGTGAGGAACGCTTTCAAAAGCTCTCAAGATACAGGAATAAGAGGACAAAGAGGAATTTTGGGAGGAAAATCAAG taTGCTTGCAGGAAGGCTCTTGCTGACAGTCAGCCAAGAATCCGTGGGAGATTTGCAAGGACTGAAGAGTCTGATGTCAAGAGGGAATGA